In a single window of the Falco rusticolus isolate bFalRus1 chromosome 13, bFalRus1.pri, whole genome shotgun sequence genome:
- the SPTSSB gene encoding serine palmitoyltransferase small subunit B — protein sequence MDIKHVKDYIYWLYYQYLLITCSYVLEPWERSMFHTITVTVFAMVVYTAYVFVPIHVCLAFEFFSQIFGEQPESTVSIVN from the coding sequence ATGGATATTAAGCATGTGAAGGACTATATCTATTGGCTGTACTACCAGTACCTACTGATCACCTGCAGCTACGTCCTGGAGCCCTGGGAGCGATCCATGTTCCACACCATCACTGTGACTGTTTTTGCTATGGTGGTGTACACGGCTTATGTCTTCGTCCCCATCCATGTCTGCCTGGCTTTTGAGTTCTTCTCCCAGATATTTGGAGAGCAGCCTGAAAGCACGGTTTCCATCGTGAACTGA